The sequence below is a genomic window from Theobroma cacao cultivar B97-61/B2 chromosome 6, Criollo_cocoa_genome_V2, whole genome shotgun sequence.
AAGCActgttaattttagttttaatttttattcttactataagtttttttaaataatgaagCAAATGcagtaaaaaataatgagcTGGGGCCCTTTTGTAAATTACCGGGGTTACCATTGTCAGAAAAAAGGCAAAACTCAGTGCAGATCAGAGAATCTCTTAACTCTATCCCATGACTTCGGGAGCAGACAGCCAGGACCTTTTGAACAGAACAATGAACGATCTTCTCTCCCAAATCTCCCCCCCCTTAATTCTCCGATAATTACGAAATCACCACCCTTCTACGTCAACCGAATTCAGGATATCCTAAATTACAGCCAACGTGTACGAGAAATAAATACGTACATACACGTATCTGAGTGTATTCACATGTCTACATACCTTTGCTGTAAAGGTTTTTAAGCTCACGTTTTCTCCGCTTTATTACATTAGCCGACGTGACATTATCCAACGTTATCCAAAACTTCGGACATggcaaatataaatttttcattagGTGGAGAGGGCAAATCCATTTGCCTTTGCCTGCTCAGACTGAATAATATCTGACGTGTTCAAGTTAATCTTTTCCAACTGTCCTTCACCGACTACTTCTCTCCTACACAACCTTAAATTGTGGTCTCATTTTCTTACCATTGTATTCAAATTGAAACATTAATTCCGAACCCAAATTTGTAGTTgtcttgtttttattttattttatttctgttCTGTCTTATTATCTtaatatgataaatttaagaGACACGTATGGTAATGTAATAAACAAGATAACAAGTAAGATAGAAGATCTTTGTTCTAACTTAATACTCGGATTAGAAGATAAAATCGGATTAACATGAGATTTTGGTTTAAACTATAGtgataattttgacaatgggTTCTCTAGTTTTTAATGTTGGTGGGAGTGACCCCACGGTGTTTGATTCCAAAGTTGTTTTTTGTAGGGCCATCAAACGGTAAATGTCAAGGGAGACTTAAGGACAAAGAGAATAAATTACTATTAATTTGTTCATAAttttctcctattttcatACTAGTACTGCTCCCTATACgtattaagaaaatgaaatgtaataaattttttctgaattttctttgattaaaaattaagatattatTTGTTTGACAGCTCAACGGTTCTGTTTACTTGAAGAAAATTGTGAATCTTTTTTTTGCTCTATATAAACGCCTCCCATGCCGTTCTAAGACCTCTATCTTCTTTCGCTTGGCTTAGACACTCTAGCCCTAgaattgcttgattttttctttgtgtTAATCGCCTCTTCcaatcttttatatatatttccttCTTGTTTCCTGTTATTGAGTTGTTAGTTTCTTTACAATTGGAGTTAAGGGAGGTCGAAAATGCCTGCAGTCGGAGGAATTGGTCCGGGTACCGGCAAGGAGTACCCGGGGAACCTTACCCTATTCGTCACTGTAACATGTATTGTTGCAGCCACGGGGGGTTTGATATTTGGTTATGATATTGGGATTTCTGGTAATATTTcgaagataaaaaaaagcaacttttggtttcttttgttttttgtttgttgtaCGTAGAAATTAATGGTTATGTTCTGTGTTTTTGGACAGGTGGAGTGACGACTATGACTCCATTTCTCCAAAAGTTCTTCCGAAAAGTGTGGGAGAAGAAGGAAGCCGACAAGTCGACGAACCAGTATTGCCAATATGACAGCCCAACCCTGACGATGTTCACATCTTCACTGTATTTGGCTGCTCTTTTGGCTTCCCTGGTAGCCTCCACCGTCACCCGTAAGCTTGGAAGGAAATTGTCCATGCTTTTGGGTGGTTTACTTTTCTTCGCCGGAGCTCTCATCAATGGCTTTGCCAAAGCCGTTTGGATGTTGATTGTTGGCAGAATGTTACTTGGTTTCGGAGTCGGATTTGCCAATCAGGTAAAAACCATTATCTACTTCTCCAAGCTCTTGATCTCGATCTtgtgtttggttttttttttttcatcttcccTGTTTGGATCCAGAGATTGGTATTCAGATGGGGCCTCTCGCCATTAGTtgagtttttgttttgtttcatGGCAAGTTGTTCGTAGAGAACAAAAAATGTGCTGTCTGAAAAGAGTGACAAAAGTTAATGTTTTATTCCTTCTGTGCTTTGGGTTCATTTTTTACTCAGATTTTTGCTGGGTTTTTGTCGTGTAATCTGTCTCCTTGTGTTCCTCTTTCTCGAAACCCAACCCTTTTTTCTTCAGATCTGCTTTTGAGATGGTTCTGAGCATAAACAAGATCAGACGTGCCtttggcttggaaaatgacaagaaaacatgtctGTACAAACTTGTTTTCTGATCCAGATATGAGCTCTTGTATTCCTTTTTTACCGGATAAAACCTTTTCTTGGCCTTTTTTAACACATTTGATTTATCTTATCTACCCTGGAAGTGATGAGTCTTCTCAAAGCTTTGCATTTTTTTGAGATCTGAGAAGTCAGCAATAACTCACCGTTTCGGGTTTtaagcaaagaaaataaatgataTTGAAAGCGTTGCTTGTGTTTGTATTTAGTGTTATTTTCCTGGTCATCCATGGCTTGTTGTTCTTCCTTGCGTGACATCTCTTCGCACCATTTTTCCGCTAAAGTTTACTCCTTGATGCAACGGGCGTTGAATAAGAAAGTGAGATATGATGGTGGCTTGATATTAAAAGTGCCCTTCGTTTTTCTACAAGCGTGACTCAATGtgttgaaaagaaattaagttCTGTTTTTAATCCAAATTAACATTGACAACTTGACAAATCCATGTGGTCCCCGAGAAAGACATTTTGTATATTACTTCCAATAGTTCGACAggtaattaatttagtttacTAATTTAAGTTTCTTTGTAATTATTACAGTCTGTGCCACTCTACCTATCGGAGATGGCCCCCTACAGATACAGGGGAGCATTGAACATCGGCTTCCAATTGTCAATTACGGTTGGTATCCTGATTGCCAACGTGCTGAATTATTTCTTTGCTAAGATCAAAGGTGGATGGGGCTGGCGTCTGAGCTTGGGAGGTGCGATGGTCCCTGCCCTTATCATCACAGTTGGATCCCTATTTCTCCCAGACACGCCAAACTCCATGATTGAACGTGGCCAAACCGAGGAAGCCAGAGAGAAACTCAGGAGGATTCGTGGGATTGACGATGTGGATGAGGAATTTAGGGACCTTGTTGCTGCCAGTGATGCATCAAAGCTAGTTGAGCACCCATGGAGGAACTTGCTGCAGAGGAAGTACAGGCCCCATCTAACCATGGCCATCCTAATTCCCTTCTTTCAACAACTAACCGGCATTAATGTGATTATGTTTTATGCTCCTGTATTGTTCAACACAATTGGATTCGGAGACGATGCTTCCCTCATGTCTGCTGTGATCACTGGTGTTGTTAACGTTGCTGCAACGTTGGTTTCTATCTATGGTGTTGATAAGTGGGGGAGGAGATTCCTTTTCTTAGAGGGTGGAACTCAAATGTTGATCTGCCAGGTACTTGGATTTTTCACAATGGAATTAACCACTGTCAATGATAAAAATTGTTGCTAAAATGTATTactaaatttttatcttttgctgCTTTTCCAGGCTGTTGTGGCAGCTTGCATTGGTGCTAAGTTCGGGGTCAATGGGAACCCTGGTGACTTGCCTAAATGGTACGCCATTGTTGTGGTGCTATTCATCTGCATTTACGTTTCCGGATTCGCCTGGTCTTGGGGACCCCTTGGATGGCTGGTGCCCAGTGAAATTTTCCCATTGGAAATCCGATCAGCTGCTCAAAGTATCAACGTGTCTGTCAACATGCTTTTCACATTCGCCGTGGCTCAAGTGTTCTTAACCATGCTCTGCCACTTGAAATTTGgcctcttccttttcttcgCCTTCTTCGTGGTGCTCATGTCCATCTTTATTTACTTCTTCTTGCCTGAGACAAAGGGTATCCCAATCGAAGAGATGAACCAAGTATGGAAGTCGCACTGGTACTGGTCCCGATTCGTTGAAGGCCTCGATTACCCTAATGGAGGTGTGGAGATGGGCAAGGGCGGCCAGGGTTCTAAGAATGTGTAACTCACCCTGGTTTAACTCCTTTGTCTTTGTTCTCAAATTTAGCTTATGGATAGTAGTACATACTATTGGATTTTCGATGTTCTTGGATCGAAGTTGCATAAAATTTGTCAATGTTCCTGCTTTGTTTCACctggaaaaaattttaatactatGATTACCAATTCCATGGACAGTTTACTGATTACGAATTCCACAGCACAAATGATTTGGTCGGACTACAATTTTCTCCAGAATCTCTCATTGCCATATGTTACCATAACTAACCGTATTGAAAGATCAGTGACATAGTAAATTACAATGATGAGATATTTGATTAGAAAAGATCAATGCCTTAGGTTGAGTGGCTGTTCTTTGTACCCACTGGCCTGTCTGGCAGATTCTTCCCTTATTTCTAATGGATTCGGATTAATCATAAGATATAATGAATAATTTGGTTCGGTCCAATTATTTTCAGTGAATTATTTCGTACATGTATCTTGAGGCATACCATAAGAcctgtttttttctttttctctttctttttcgtACTCTGTATCAGCTTTTTATTGAGGTAGGTCCTTCTTCAGCATGAACGAAATTCACAGGTGAAATTGTAGCGAAACAGgggaaaattgagttttaaGAACCCAATTGCAATTGAAACAATCCCTGTTGCTTCGTCAAATGTTACGTAAGCATTTTTCCCTGGAGAAAAAACGACAGCAAACTAATGAGGAAACTAATTGTTATAATGAAGTTATGGAAAAGCAGAACACTTGAGTTTCTTTTTAAGGGAAATATGGTTGATCCCATACAACTTGTCATGATTGTCGTTTTGCAAAGAGGAGATCTTCTTCCACTGTCACATATGATTTTAGTTGATTCTGTTAGTTTTGTGAGGTTTCTCGCCACTGTTTTTATTACTCAATTGCTCGCCAATGCTGCAAGACAAGTTTGGAGCCAGGTGCATTGCCTATGTGGTCTCCCCGGAAGAGCTGAAGACTGGGATTTGGGGTTTCAGTGATATTCTCTTCTCTTGCGGATTGCGTATGTTTACTTCATATGCCAGGAAAGAAACCCTGGGCGGTTATGAAAAATCAGCAGATGCTCCAGATGCCATCACGCATTGCATTAAGGAGGTGGTTCGAGCAAAGGCTTCATGTCTTTCAGCACATTGCTGCTGGTTGTATGAACACAGAACTTTGTGTTACATGGGATCTGAATGAGTCTATGCTTGTGTAATTAGTTTGCTTTATTGCTTTGAAGCTGTTGTTCTTGTAGCAGATTTACCTGCTTCTTTGGATCAATTTGTCCAAATTTCTGCTGAACTAACTGTCTAAACAGTCTGATTAAAGCAAAGATAAAGTACCCAAAGATCATTTCCTCTTCCTAATCCAAAATCACACCAGAATCAATGAATAAATAACAAGGGatcttgaattaaaaaaaaaaccaaacattGGAACTAAGGGGTACCAAATATCAAAACATCATGAATTTTGATTAGTAAATTGGATAGAATTCCATATTCCTTCTGTCAAGTTgacatcttttcttcttctcttgaAAATTCTTAAAGTAAAGGGATAAGACAGTACCTCACTACATCTAACCCCTTAGCGTATCTTTCACTGTTTACTTTGCTAATGGCTTTCACGGGGCTGAAATCCTAGTGGACAATAGGCAAAATTCATCACAAACTATCCAAACCAATGGATAAACCACTGTCAGCAGGATTTCCACAACTTTTTTCCCAAGAGGAGAATCAAGCTTTCACATGCTTTTGGAGTGGCAtttcctttcccttttttttttttttgcttccaAGGTGTAATCGTGAGACTTCTTTGTAGGAACTTTCGGTGAACAAACGTAACGGTGAATGGATTAACATAGGAATGGTAATGGGTGGCCTGTCAAATTGGATCACGGCCTTGAAATGAGCCAGAGACAAAAAGGAGAATCGCATGACTATGCATTTATTAAACCAGGGGCAATTTGCTTGCAGCCCCCAAACCCCTTGGATAGGATGGAAACAGAAGTGGATGTAATAGAAATGGAATTTAATTAGTTTGGTTACTTGTCCCTCTCCATCTCTCAAAAGAGTGTGATGATAAAAGAACTTGGGTATCATATGCCTATACCTTTGTTTTAAATGTTGTTGCTCCAtcatatcttttcttttctttctttttcctctctcatCTTTATGCAGCAGAGCATGTTTCCCCTCATACGCTCCTATTCACCCAACATGGAACTCATGTCCCCCTCTTTCAATTCTTTTTGGTAGGAATATCTTATGATTCAAGCATGTAATAAAGATTAAAGGGTAATCAACAGATATAATTgtgttttcaaataaatgtttgggagaaaaattatgttataattttatgaaatcgttattcatatcatttaaaatattcaaatttttttaataaaatgttgaaaataataaattgagTCTTGAttgtattaaaatataatttaacaACGTTGATGAAGATAATTTAAACACACCTTCTTCCCCAAACCGTCTAGAAAAGAGATTGGGACCACTTCACCATGAAACAAAAAAGTTAAAACTCATTGGTCATATTCATCATCAGTGCATGTTTGACCCCAAAAACCAGTATGGATGTTTCCACAGCTTGGTGCATCAAAAACCCAGAAAAATGCACCATCACATCCACACCAAGATAGTCAATTTGTTTGGAAGCATTAAGACCATTCCAAATTTTGGGATAATGACTTCaatgaggaaaaaaaagccaaactttttttaactaataatCAGACATTTAATGTCAAAATCAATCAAGTGTAAAACCCTGGCATGGATTTCTTAGAGTTCGAGACTGTTTATGGGCCTGTCCTGACACTATTGCCTATATGAATGCAAGGCCTGAGTTGCAGTCTTGTAGGCTGACACTTCGGGCTCAGAGTTCCTAATTGCAACCCTGGTTGTAAAATCTGGGTTCATGGCCTAGCCCAAAATTATTCCATTGGTTTTAGAGATTGTTTGAGTTATGATATATCATACCAATTCTTTCCCCTGATTGAGTTGAActgaagaaatgaaaaagattatGCTTAATATAGAGAAAGAAGATAATCAGATTGAAGTTAAAGTTGGAAGAAATCTattgaaaatttcaagaacAAGGGATAATAGCTGCTGGCACTTAATCGTGTAGGCTAGCAGGATACTAAAAGGAAATACAAATGCAATGGACATGGAGAAAATTTTACTTTCTTCTTATTCATGGACTAATCATCATCAGcacttttctttgtttgtttcttGGTGGATCAGCTGTTTAACTATGCACTCCCAGCAATACAAAGCCATTGACCAACAAAGAGTGAAGTACAATTGAGATTTGGGTTGACTGAGTCGAAAAAAGCAGTGGTCAAGTTGAACATCTGTGTTACACCAAAGCATGTGTCGCCACTAGCTACGCCATAGACCTTGTCACAACTAGGGGCGCTCTGCTTTCCCTTTAGAACTGCATATTTTACAtgcattatgatttgtttCTGATACTAAAACATAAATGGAAAGTTGAAACTTTGTTGTAATTATCTCAGATTTTAGTTTATGATTCGAGACTTACTTCCAATTTCTCGGCTTTCAGCCATGGAGACAATGACCAGAAGAGCAACGATCAAGACAAAGTTGGTGAGCATGGCAATTTTGTTGTTGGACTTTGCCATTGCTGTTGCTTCTTTCCTTATTCTTGCCTTTGGGTTATGAACCTGTTTGTTCTGCTCTTCTGTGGAGCAACTTCCTGGAT
It includes:
- the LOC18596968 gene encoding sugar carrier protein C, translated to MPAVGGIGPGTGKEYPGNLTLFVTVTCIVAATGGLIFGYDIGISGGVTTMTPFLQKFFRKVWEKKEADKSTNQYCQYDSPTLTMFTSSLYLAALLASLVASTVTRKLGRKLSMLLGGLLFFAGALINGFAKAVWMLIVGRMLLGFGVGFANQSVPLYLSEMAPYRYRGALNIGFQLSITVGILIANVLNYFFAKIKGGWGWRLSLGGAMVPALIITVGSLFLPDTPNSMIERGQTEEAREKLRRIRGIDDVDEEFRDLVAASDASKLVEHPWRNLLQRKYRPHLTMAILIPFFQQLTGINVIMFYAPVLFNTIGFGDDASLMSAVITGVVNVAATLVSIYGVDKWGRRFLFLEGGTQMLICQAVVAACIGAKFGVNGNPGDLPKWYAIVVVLFICIYVSGFAWSWGPLGWLVPSEIFPLEIRSAAQSINVSVNMLFTFAVAQVFLTMLCHLKFGLFLFFAFFVVLMSIFIYFFLPETKGIPIEEMNQVWKSHWYWSRFVEGLDYPNGGVEMGKGGQGSKNV